In Liquorilactobacillus hordei DSM 19519, the following proteins share a genomic window:
- a CDS encoding LysR family transcriptional regulator, which translates to MNTRDLEYFIRLTEIKNFSKVAQEFGVSQPTITFALKRLEEEVNSRLIIRHRAQGGLLITDSGAQLLNHAKRMLLHYNLVQKEITNSRLKMLSMGLPPIIENNYFPEVAKNLKKASLLDKIQTMEYGSRTTLRALQNGEIDMALLGSIDPLSDELIITEEFDRQPFEIFVAKNHPLAQKKEVWFKDLRREDFVLFKNGFVHNHAFDLLAARNHFRPHVVFRSNGTHSLMNLIADGVGIGLLTAVVNPIRKDIVKIKLLDTDVPMFVTSIAYRRSHVFNNLQQSILDNIRGTLIKNE; encoded by the coding sequence ATGAATACAAGAGATCTCGAATATTTTATAAGGCTTACAGAAATAAAAAATTTCTCGAAAGTTGCACAAGAATTTGGTGTCAGTCAGCCTACAATTACTTTTGCATTAAAGAGATTGGAAGAAGAAGTGAATTCACGGTTAATTATCAGGCATCGTGCACAGGGAGGTTTGTTAATAACTGATAGTGGTGCACAGCTATTGAATCATGCTAAACGAATGTTATTACATTATAATTTGGTCCAAAAAGAAATTACAAATAGTCGTCTAAAGATGCTATCGATGGGTTTGCCTCCAATTATTGAGAATAATTATTTCCCAGAAGTTGCTAAAAACTTAAAAAAGGCAAGTTTGTTGGATAAAATTCAGACAATGGAGTACGGTTCAAGGACAACTTTGCGAGCATTACAAAATGGAGAAATCGACATGGCACTATTAGGGTCAATTGATCCTTTGAGTGATGAGTTAATCATAACTGAGGAATTCGATCGTCAACCCTTTGAGATATTTGTAGCTAAAAATCATCCACTAGCACAGAAAAAAGAAGTTTGGTTTAAGGATCTAAGAAGAGAAGATTTTGTATTGTTTAAAAATGGTTTTGTGCATAATCATGCGTTTGATTTGCTTGCTGCACGCAATCATTTTCGACCACATGTTGTCTTTAGATCAAATGGAACACATAGTTTAATGAATTTGATTGCTGATGGTGTTGGAATTGGACTTTTGACTGCGGTAGTTAACCCTATTCGTAAAGACATCGTTAAGATAAAATTATTAGATACAGATGTTCCAATGTTTGTAACGAGTATTGCATATCGAAGATCCCACGTTTTTAATAATTTGCAGCAATCAATTTTAGATAATATTAGGGGAACACTTATTAAAAATGAGTGA